From one Macaca nemestrina isolate mMacNem1 chromosome 3, mMacNem.hap1, whole genome shotgun sequence genomic stretch:
- the LOC139362447 gene encoding putative uncharacterized protein encoded by LINC00596 gives MESRCVAQAGVQWPDLSSLQPLPARVRRFSYLSLLNSWDYRHAPQYLASFCIFSRDRVSPCCLGCS, from the exons atggagtctcgctgtgtcgcccaggctggagtgcagtggccggatctcagctcactgcaa CCTCTACCTGCCAGGGTCAGgagattctcttacctcagcctcttgaatagctgggattataggcatgcaccacagtacctggctagtttttgtatttttagtagagacagggtgtcaccgtgttgcctgggctgctcttga